A genomic region of Serratia fonticola contains the following coding sequences:
- a CDS encoding nucleotidyltransferase domain-containing protein, with the protein MMEQQLKGVSSAMREKVRQVLREVEQRYDVRVLYACESGSRGWGFASPDSDYDVRFLYVHRPQWYLRVEPQRDVIELPIDHELDVCGWEWRKALGLLKRANPTLIEWLDSPVVYQETPESVAALRNVVPEWFSAQRARWHYLSMARKNFRGYLQGEQVRLKKYFYVLRPLLAVRWIEAGKGVPPMRFEQLLAGTVADPLLLAEIHALLAVKRRAGEAEYGPRRALIHAFITQELAADARQTVLPDSPARSDRSLDQLLYSTVMAEC; encoded by the coding sequence ATGATGGAACAGCAATTAAAGGGTGTCAGCAGCGCCATGCGGGAAAAAGTTCGGCAGGTGCTGCGCGAGGTTGAACAGCGTTATGACGTGCGGGTGTTATATGCCTGCGAATCGGGTAGCCGGGGGTGGGGTTTTGCCTCCCCGGACAGCGATTATGACGTGCGCTTTTTGTATGTCCACCGGCCGCAATGGTATCTGCGCGTAGAGCCGCAGCGCGATGTGATCGAACTGCCGATCGACCATGAGCTGGATGTCTGCGGCTGGGAGTGGCGTAAGGCGCTTGGCTTGCTGAAGCGGGCGAACCCGACGCTGATCGAGTGGTTGGATTCACCGGTGGTCTATCAGGAAACACCGGAAAGCGTTGCGGCGCTGCGTAACGTTGTTCCCGAGTGGTTTTCTGCGCAGCGGGCGCGTTGGCACTATCTTTCGATGGCGCGCAAAAACTTCCGTGGTTATCTGCAGGGGGAACAGGTACGGCTGAAGAAATATTTCTACGTGCTGCGCCCATTGCTGGCGGTGCGCTGGATAGAGGCAGGCAAGGGCGTTCCCCCGATGCGCTTTGAGCAACTGCTGGCCGGGACGGTGGCGGACCCGCTGCTGTTGGCGGAAATCCACGCGCTATTGGCGGTGAAACGGCGTGCAGGCGAAGCGGAATACGGCCCGCGCCGGGCGTTGATCCATGCGTTTATCACGCAGGAACTGGCGGCGGATGCCCGGCAGACGGTGCTGCCCGACAGCCCGGCACGTAGCGATCGATCGCTGGATCAGCTGCTTTACAGCACGGTGATGGCAGAATGTTAA
- a CDS encoding HNH endonuclease, which yields MAAVNLWTREQLLVAFTLYSQIPFGKLHAKNPDIIHYAGLIGRSPSALAMKLVNIASLDPFIVNSGRRGLTGASKADEALWQEMNLDSDTFERQCQLAMTELEPPVTALHDSAIEDFSGRERTTIINARVGQQLFRKRVLDAYENRCCLTELEEPMLLVASHIRPWKHAVEHQLNPSNGLCLSNLHDKAFDRGLITFNEHLELVLSPRLKQLKSAISEENFAKYEGRRLRLPIGFPPDASQLAYHRQNIFIAKN from the coding sequence ATGGCTGCCGTAAATCTCTGGACGCGGGAACAGTTGCTGGTCGCTTTTACGCTATACAGCCAAATCCCCTTTGGTAAATTGCACGCCAAAAACCCCGACATTATCCACTATGCTGGGTTAATCGGCCGCTCACCTTCCGCATTGGCAATGAAGTTAGTGAATATCGCCAGTCTGGATCCGTTTATCGTTAACTCTGGCCGTCGTGGACTGACAGGGGCATCCAAAGCAGATGAAGCGCTATGGCAGGAAATGAACCTCGACAGTGACACCTTTGAACGGCAGTGCCAATTGGCAATGACAGAGTTGGAGCCTCCGGTCACCGCCTTACATGACAGCGCAATAGAAGATTTCAGTGGCAGAGAAAGAACCACCATCATCAATGCGCGTGTTGGTCAGCAGTTGTTTCGCAAACGGGTGCTGGATGCCTATGAAAATCGCTGTTGCCTGACCGAGCTGGAAGAGCCGATGTTGCTGGTCGCCAGCCATATCCGCCCTTGGAAGCACGCCGTTGAACATCAGCTCAACCCCAGCAACGGCTTATGCCTGTCCAACCTGCATGACAAGGCGTTCGATCGCGGATTGATCACCTTTAACGAGCATCTTGAACTGGTGCTTTCGCCGCGTCTTAAACAGCTAAAAAGCGCCATCAGTGAAGAGAACTTTGCCAAATATGAAGGCCGTAGGCTGAGGCTGCCGATCGGTTTTCCGCCGGATGCCAGCCAGTTGGCTTATCATCGGCAGAATATTTTTATCGCTAAAAATTGA